The proteins below are encoded in one region of Sulfolobus islandicus Y.N.15.51:
- a CDS encoding ABC transporter permease, with translation MGFTTYMIKKVLIYFSVLLATLTILYIFTFPILQEVIAKSINFQVAQFSQTLFKNAHNLNSTQIQIAVEKYRESLIAAYGLNQPIIDKYFIQMYNLMRFDFGTAYFLQAPSGSREVSSIIAYYLPNTILLFTTATIVFIVAGTIIGLLSAKSKFWEKVIAIIAVIHSSIPTWWLGFVLIAALAYAVKVFPPGGMTSVPPPKNPFDYGISVLYHMSLPLITIFIVNVGGFAYIVRSLVTSIMKEDFVITAKARGLPDSRILYRHVLRSASPSIATQAILALAGSLGGSLTTEVVFEWPGVGLLTYVAITLNDLPVILGITYVLTIVLLLGLFLGELVYGLLDPRIKVGE, from the coding sequence ATGGGTTTTACCACATATATGATAAAAAAGGTACTTATTTATTTTTCAGTTCTTCTAGCCACTTTAACCATTCTTTATATTTTTACTTTTCCCATATTGCAGGAGGTTATAGCTAAGAGTATCAATTTTCAAGTTGCACAGTTCTCTCAAACTTTGTTTAAAAATGCCCATAATCTAAACTCTACTCAAATTCAGATTGCAGTAGAGAAGTATAGGGAATCTTTAATTGCGGCTTACGGGCTTAACCAACCAATTATCGATAAATATTTTATCCAAATGTATAATTTGATGCGTTTCGATTTCGGTACAGCTTACTTTTTACAAGCTCCTTCTGGTTCTAGAGAGGTTAGTTCAATTATAGCTTATTATTTGCCCAATACTATTCTCTTATTTACTACTGCTACTATAGTATTCATAGTAGCTGGGACTATAATTGGCTTACTCTCTGCAAAATCTAAATTCTGGGAGAAGGTAATCGCAATAATAGCTGTAATACACTCTAGTATTCCCACTTGGTGGTTAGGTTTTGTCCTAATTGCTGCTTTAGCATATGCAGTTAAAGTTTTCCCACCTGGAGGAATGACCTCAGTTCCACCGCCAAAGAATCCATTTGATTATGGAATAAGTGTTTTATATCATATGTCATTACCATTGATTACTATATTTATTGTAAACGTCGGAGGATTCGCATACATTGTTAGAAGTTTAGTTACATCAATTATGAAGGAAGATTTTGTGATTACAGCGAAGGCTAGAGGATTACCAGATTCCAGAATATTGTATAGACATGTCTTACGCTCTGCCTCCCCATCAATTGCCACACAAGCTATTTTAGCACTAGCTGGATCATTAGGAGGTAGTTTAACCACAGAGGTTGTTTTCGAATGGCCTGGGGTAGGTTTGTTAACTTATGTTGCCATAACCTTAAATGATTTACCAGTGATATTAGGGATAACCTACGTTTTGACAATTGTGTTGCTACTTGGATTGTTTTTAGGGGAATTAGTTTACGGATTATTGGATCCTAGAATAAAGGTAGGTGAATAA
- a CDS encoding ABC transporter substrate-binding protein yields the protein MYSVLSIKDKKIISLLILVATAISPIFAIAQSASSSPASTAITIISYNGNDANGILAFEHGQIAFYAYAVPPSEYTSLPPGAKAYLLPSTYYDILVNPLNTTFGFNPFQFQEVRFALNYIVNRTYFVDSILHGYGIPTISLYAGEPDVIHLQQTLSKYANVHYNFTYANETIYKVLTAHGAKYINGQWYYNGKPITVYVFVRTDATVRREYAQYFITQLQKLGFTVQQIQGNLQKEISVVYGSDPANTTWNILIEAWGGTYGYYDSGLALGLYSTLGASDPFSSYYGLSMGTYNDTRYESSLLLKEANELDNLSLIIAQSQFTSAQEYYQIYNKIVELGINMSVRIGLGMSLTPIYALSNINGVYPSFAQSTLLSFQTYYSITNGSYPNVTIGVRYLSQGSANPGAGFTDSYTDEIGNALFTPSSLTAPGSGYPVPFIYTYKIVNITPHAVVSVPSNALWWNPTTQQITKVSPNTTAQMAVIYNLAPLFNNDKWADGQNITLADIIYEYIVASEMSLNSSNPIYDSTASSVYAPALQTIKGFKIINSSAIEIWGNDWFFDPTEAVVSLFGSFNPLGYALAGGGYFPWQMYVGMKDVVAQGKAAWSTAAAQSKGIDWLNLVSPTDIGYITSALQNASATGYIPKSLQIVENLSGITLVTPQEAKAGYEAAINFMKTYGNGLIGDGPYILVAWNPSASPPYAKLIRNPYFHLVPPSNALALPTMYSVSLSIPSTVSLGQTLTGTVMGTPAGSTTAIPTPNAVVNIELLYPNGSIISGYQLMTNSSGQFTFTVPSSLSPGSYLLSVSAYSNTSILINPVTYTLVVLPSITTTTSTTTSTTTTTSTTTTTSVSTVISTVVSTIVSTVVSSASNIGYIAVIVVLIIIIIALAVLLFRRR from the coding sequence GTGTATAGTGTGTTAAGTATAAAAGACAAAAAAATAATTTCGCTCTTAATACTAGTTGCAACTGCTATCAGTCCCATTTTTGCCATAGCACAATCTGCAAGTTCCTCGCCTGCTTCTACAGCAATAACAATAATTTCATATAACGGTAATGACGCCAACGGTATATTGGCTTTTGAGCATGGGCAAATAGCCTTTTATGCTTACGCTGTACCTCCATCAGAATATACAAGTTTGCCTCCAGGGGCTAAAGCTTACTTACTACCGAGTACTTATTATGACATTCTGGTAAATCCATTAAATACTACTTTTGGTTTTAACCCATTCCAATTCCAAGAAGTTAGATTCGCACTGAACTATATAGTAAATAGAACCTATTTTGTAGATAGTATACTACACGGTTATGGTATACCAACTATATCTCTATATGCTGGAGAACCTGATGTGATTCATCTCCAACAAACACTATCTAAGTACGCTAATGTTCACTATAATTTCACTTATGCAAATGAAACCATTTATAAAGTTCTAACTGCTCATGGTGCTAAATATATTAATGGACAATGGTATTATAATGGGAAACCCATAACAGTTTACGTATTTGTCAGAACTGATGCCACTGTAAGGAGAGAATATGCCCAATACTTTATAACTCAACTACAGAAGTTAGGTTTTACTGTCCAACAAATTCAAGGGAATTTACAAAAGGAAATTTCTGTAGTATACGGTAGCGATCCTGCAAATACTACGTGGAATATATTAATTGAAGCTTGGGGTGGGACTTATGGGTATTATGACTCTGGTTTAGCACTAGGACTTTACAGTACTTTAGGGGCTTCTGATCCATTTTCTTCATATTACGGCTTAAGTATGGGTACGTATAACGATACTAGGTATGAATCCTCATTATTACTCAAAGAGGCTAATGAGCTTGACAATCTATCATTGATAATAGCCCAAAGTCAGTTCACTAGCGCCCAAGAATATTACCAAATATATAATAAGATTGTAGAGTTAGGTATTAACATGTCAGTAAGAATAGGACTAGGAATGAGTCTAACTCCAATATACGCACTATCTAACATTAATGGTGTGTATCCAAGTTTTGCCCAAAGTACACTACTAAGCTTCCAGACATATTATTCTATAACGAATGGAAGCTATCCTAATGTTACAATAGGTGTTAGATACTTAAGTCAAGGTTCGGCTAATCCCGGTGCTGGTTTCACTGATTCCTATACAGATGAAATAGGAAACGCTTTATTCACTCCGTCCTCTTTAACAGCACCAGGTTCGGGATACCCAGTACCTTTCATTTATACTTACAAGATAGTTAATATAACTCCACATGCTGTAGTATCAGTACCTTCAAATGCATTGTGGTGGAATCCAACTACGCAGCAAATAACTAAGGTATCTCCTAATACTACTGCGCAAATGGCTGTAATATATAACTTAGCCCCACTGTTCAATAACGATAAATGGGCTGATGGTCAAAATATAACTCTTGCTGACATAATATATGAATATATTGTTGCATCCGAGATGTCCTTAAACTCTAGTAATCCAATTTATGACTCAACTGCATCATCAGTATATGCTCCAGCACTACAGACTATTAAAGGATTTAAGATAATTAACTCCAGTGCTATAGAAATATGGGGCAATGATTGGTTCTTCGATCCTACTGAGGCTGTAGTTAGCTTATTTGGATCTTTCAATCCACTAGGTTACGCGTTAGCTGGCGGAGGTTATTTCCCATGGCAAATGTATGTTGGTATGAAAGATGTTGTTGCACAAGGTAAAGCTGCGTGGTCTACGGCAGCAGCTCAGTCCAAAGGAATTGATTGGCTGAATCTAGTTAGTCCAACTGATATTGGATATATAACTTCAGCGTTACAGAATGCCTCAGCTACTGGATATATACCTAAGAGTTTACAGATAGTAGAGAACTTAAGCGGTATAACTCTAGTAACTCCACAAGAAGCAAAAGCTGGATATGAAGCGGCAATTAACTTCATGAAGACCTATGGAAATGGATTAATAGGTGATGGTCCATATATCTTGGTAGCGTGGAATCCGAGTGCGTCTCCACCCTACGCAAAACTGATAAGGAATCCCTACTTCCATTTGGTTCCTCCATCTAATGCGTTAGCCTTACCGACTATGTATTCAGTTTCACTAAGCATCCCATCAACAGTTTCACTTGGTCAAACCTTAACTGGTACTGTAATGGGAACTCCTGCTGGAAGTACCACAGCAATACCTACTCCAAATGCCGTAGTTAATATAGAATTACTGTATCCAAATGGCTCTATAATATCAGGATATCAATTAATGACCAATTCTAGTGGACAATTTACCTTTACTGTTCCATCTTCATTATCCCCTGGATCATACCTACTATCGGTATCAGCGTACAGTAATACTTCAATATTAATAAATCCAGTAACATATACTCTTGTAGTATTACCATCCATAACAACTACTACGAGCACTACAACAAGTACAACAACTACAACAAGTACAACTACGACTACATCAGTTAGTACTGTAATCAGCACTGTAGTGAGTACTATAGTCAGTACAGTAGTATCTAGTGCCTCGAATATTGGCTATATTGCTGTAATAGTAGTCCTAATAATTATAATAATAGCTTTAGCGGTATTATTATTCAGAAGGAGATAA
- a CDS encoding MupG family TIM beta-alpha barrel fold protein — MTKRRIGFSIFPGWKEIKDEQISLLKNVRDLGFSEIFMGIGPGTHWRTPVNEALSVAKEILKEANKLDYYAFVDINPQILKELNASPRNLSMFMEIGFKGVRADYGFSKEEIVEMSKQMTVELNPFEISEEEVDFIARNANLERIKACHNYYPVLYSGISKEIFIEKNRIFKERGIEIGAFISNPKFNLRTTLEVLRYVEPFDSANYLFKFVDRVLIGDPIPDYESLRQVSEVFKSDITKIRIKVYDESVGKRLDKKFAVENYREFAIVCYTRDNIYEGETCYTKLFKNAVAVRGREVWIFTRDLGIGPYRLVGEIDDINMEIVKMSSEIMLISK, encoded by the coding sequence ATGACTAAGAGAAGAATCGGTTTCTCAATCTTCCCAGGTTGGAAGGAGATAAAAGATGAGCAAATTAGTTTATTGAAAAATGTTAGAGATCTGGGATTTTCCGAAATATTCATGGGAATTGGTCCCGGAACCCATTGGAGGACTCCGGTAAATGAGGCGCTTAGTGTTGCCAAGGAGATCTTAAAAGAGGCTAACAAATTGGACTATTATGCCTTTGTGGATATAAACCCGCAAATTCTTAAAGAGTTGAACGCATCTCCTAGGAATTTATCAATGTTTATGGAAATTGGCTTTAAGGGAGTTAGGGCTGACTACGGATTTAGTAAAGAGGAAATCGTTGAAATGAGTAAGCAAATGACTGTTGAGCTAAACCCATTTGAGATAAGCGAGGAAGAGGTAGACTTTATTGCCAGAAATGCAAATCTTGAAAGGATTAAGGCTTGCCACAACTATTACCCAGTCTTGTATAGTGGGATATCTAAAGAGATCTTTATAGAGAAAAATAGGATATTTAAGGAAAGAGGTATAGAGATCGGTGCGTTTATCTCTAATCCAAAGTTTAATCTCAGAACCACATTAGAGGTTTTAAGGTATGTAGAACCATTCGATTCTGCCAATTACTTGTTCAAATTCGTCGACAGAGTTTTAATAGGAGACCCCATTCCAGATTATGAAAGTTTAAGGCAAGTATCGGAAGTTTTCAAGTCTGATATTACGAAGATAAGAATTAAAGTATATGATGAAAGCGTAGGCAAAAGATTAGATAAAAAGTTTGCAGTGGAAAATTATAGGGAGTTCGCCATAGTATGTTATACTAGGGATAATATATATGAAGGTGAAACGTGTTATACTAAATTATTTAAAAATGCGGTGGCAGTGAGGGGCAGAGAAGTATGGATATTCACTAGGGATTTGGGAATTGGTCCCTACAGGTTAGTAGGGGAAATAGATGATATTAATATGGAAATTGTCAAAATGTCGAGTGAGATCATGTTAATTAGTAAATAA
- a CDS encoding alanyl-tRNA editing protein: MDQVEIRTHTALHVVKGAVRKVLGAKWTASTYVNSNHGRLTVKFERKPSDQEMDKVFELANEKVRKNLPIIIEVLPREEAERKYGDEIYDLFLISAEVRELSIVVIPDWSINACNKQHTKFTSEIGEIIKDYWRYRNSKQLLEISFDIKC, encoded by the coding sequence ATGGATCAAGTTGAGATTCGCACTCACACCGCCTTACATGTGGTCAAAGGAGCTGTGAGGAAAGTTTTGGGTGCCAAATGGACTGCAAGCACTTACGTTAATAGCAATCATGGGAGATTAACGGTAAAGTTTGAGAGGAAACCTAGCGATCAGGAAATGGATAAGGTCTTTGAATTGGCTAACGAGAAGGTTAGAAAAAACCTTCCAATAATAATTGAGGTTTTACCTAGGGAAGAAGCTGAAAGGAAATATGGAGATGAGATCTACGATCTCTTTCTTATTTCAGCTGAGGTTAGGGAGTTAAGCATTGTGGTAATACCAGATTGGAGTATTAATGCTTGCAATAAGCAACATACTAAGTTTACCTCTGAGATTGGAGAGATCATCAAGGACTATTGGAGATATAGGAATAGTAAACAGTTACTCGAGATTTCATTTGACATAAAGTGTTAA
- a CDS encoding CRISPR-associated endonuclease Cas3'': MDLEKFRREYYYVVPIIANRIKKDEEKVKKYIELAIILQSAIGNEVYTAYYLYYIYEELGDIDLGIPIVLAIVNHRDVWKARALRSVTAYNTLKVFEVKDDVKRIIENKLREINIPIKIVMKILNNIEPIQIRKLFSNLSIVHPEVYSLILGVFTSIKQGNEG, from the coding sequence ATGGATTTAGAGAAGTTTAGGAGAGAGTATTATTACGTTGTCCCCATAATCGCCAATAGGATTAAGAAAGATGAGGAGAAAGTTAAAAAGTACATTGAGCTTGCTATAATCTTACAGAGCGCAATAGGAAATGAAGTATATACTGCATATTATCTTTACTACATATACGAGGAACTGGGTGATATTGATCTAGGAATTCCGATCGTTTTGGCAATTGTTAACCATAGAGATGTATGGAAGGCTAGAGCTCTCAGAAGTGTTACAGCGTATAATACGTTAAAGGTATTTGAGGTTAAAGATGATGTAAAGAGAATAATTGAAAATAAGTTAAGGGAAATTAACATTCCAATAAAAATCGTTATGAAAATATTAAATAATATTGAACCAATACAGATTAGAAAACTATTTAGCAATTTGTCTATAGTTCACCCAGAAGTGTATAGTCTGATTTTAGGTGTATTTACCTCGATTAAGCAGGGAAATGAGGGTTAG
- the glmS gene encoding glutamine--fructose-6-phosphate transaminase (isomerizing) has protein sequence MGGIFAFVCKDSIDVSIINKGLKKLIYRGYDSAGIAYLEDDSLVIKKILGNISKNEISVSDKARVAIGHTRYASRGWPTLENAHPLTDCNGKIAVVMDGILDDYEKIREDLIAKGHKFVSTTDAEVIPHLLENSTNYLNSSLNVMKRVKGIYSLVFVTIDIDKIFAINSGQPLMIGITQECKYVSSDLPSLSGFAENAIIMPENTVAVISWNDVQVYNIEGNEVKPEIKRVKYKEEIAEKGGFPHFMLKEIYDIPQALINSFNSLMEKYLSLASMILYGAKNVYVIGNGTSLHAGLISTYYFSEIGLNVNVVSAAEFPYYALENVTTGSVIIAISQSGETSDVIRSVKMAKQRGAVILGITNSVGSRLALESNVYLPITAGPEMAVPATKTFTSTIVVLKVLSLYTGLHSGKNSRSDINSLKTEIEELAKQLVTSLPEMEKEAEKLSIKLDKESLYVSSSGINYPVALEGALKFKEASMTHAEGMQLGELLHGPIVLTNKGYPVILIKPAEAEDLYNKVVKSIRERRDVIITISEDGDMKSVKTIRDLTPISNVIPLQLLAYKLGVKRGFPIDTPPGLVKAVIV, from the coding sequence ATGGGAGGAATTTTCGCTTTCGTATGCAAGGATTCCATTGATGTTTCAATTATTAACAAGGGTTTAAAGAAGTTGATTTATAGGGGATATGATAGCGCTGGTATTGCTTACCTTGAAGACGATAGCTTAGTAATAAAGAAAATTTTAGGTAATATCTCAAAGAATGAGATAAGCGTTAGTGACAAGGCAAGAGTTGCAATAGGTCACACTAGATATGCGAGTAGGGGTTGGCCAACTTTGGAAAACGCTCACCCACTGACTGATTGTAATGGGAAGATAGCAGTTGTAATGGACGGTATTCTTGACGATTACGAAAAAATTAGGGAAGATCTGATTGCGAAGGGACATAAATTCGTCTCTACAACTGACGCTGAGGTGATTCCCCACTTACTTGAGAATTCAACAAACTATCTAAACTCATCATTAAACGTTATGAAAAGGGTAAAGGGCATTTACTCTCTGGTTTTTGTAACCATAGACATTGATAAAATATTCGCAATTAACTCTGGCCAACCCTTGATGATAGGTATCACACAAGAGTGTAAATACGTTTCTAGCGATTTACCCTCTTTGAGCGGTTTTGCTGAGAATGCGATAATAATGCCAGAAAATACTGTGGCAGTAATCTCTTGGAATGATGTGCAAGTGTATAATATTGAAGGTAATGAGGTAAAACCGGAAATTAAGAGAGTTAAATACAAGGAGGAGATAGCTGAAAAGGGTGGATTTCCACACTTCATGTTAAAGGAGATATACGATATCCCACAGGCCTTGATAAACTCATTTAACTCTTTAATGGAGAAGTACCTTTCCTTAGCCTCGATGATACTATATGGTGCTAAAAACGTTTATGTGATAGGTAATGGAACCAGTCTTCATGCTGGATTAATCTCCACTTACTATTTCTCAGAAATCGGTCTAAATGTTAACGTTGTAAGTGCAGCGGAATTTCCATATTATGCCTTGGAAAACGTAACTACTGGTTCAGTAATTATTGCCATAAGTCAAAGTGGAGAGACCAGTGATGTTATAAGGAGTGTTAAAATGGCCAAGCAGAGAGGAGCTGTGATATTAGGCATAACCAACTCCGTAGGTTCAAGATTGGCATTGGAGTCTAACGTATACCTACCAATAACCGCTGGACCAGAGATGGCTGTGCCTGCAACCAAAACTTTTACCTCGACTATTGTGGTACTTAAGGTACTTTCACTATATACTGGACTTCACTCCGGGAAAAATAGTAGGAGTGACATTAATTCATTAAAAACCGAGATCGAGGAATTGGCTAAACAGCTTGTTACGAGTTTACCGGAAATGGAGAAAGAGGCAGAGAAATTGTCTATTAAACTGGATAAGGAAAGCTTATACGTTTCAAGTAGTGGGATAAATTATCCCGTAGCATTGGAAGGAGCTTTGAAATTTAAGGAAGCTTCAATGACTCACGCAGAGGGTATGCAGTTGGGAGAGCTCTTGCATGGTCCAATCGTTCTCACTAATAAAGGTTATCCCGTGATTTTAATAAAACCTGCTGAGGCTGAGGATTTGTACAATAAGGTTGTTAAGTCAATAAGGGAAAGGAGGGATGTGATTATAACCATTTCTGAAGATGGTGATATGAAGAGTGTAAAGACAATTAGGGATTTGACTCCTATAAGCAATGTAATACCGTTACAGTTATTAGCTTATAAGCTGGGAGTTAAGAGGGGTTTCCCAATAGACACTCCTCCGGGACTAGTAAAGGCTGTCATAGTTTAA
- a CDS encoding ABC transporter ATP-binding protein, translating into MTIEVENLQKKFDDKAVLKGVSFTVRRGSITGFIGPNGAGKTTTIKILAGLLRKDAGKVKVFGEDPWDNPKVIEMISVIFTNLIHPQENTVGEYLRDLGNIYGKREIINYLIDEFKLTSHLNKKLYQLSSGLAQRVQLVAALIKEAELIIADEPTANLDPSFRMEFYEIVKRLNRKNDVTFFISSHILSELEKVITDVVFINDGRISYTGKMNQALSGVGEEEIYVMVNDSERALKVLGGILEGPYIKVKGKLREIVDKLDDSGIEIISIRRSSLDDAFKKFSNI; encoded by the coding sequence ATGACTATTGAAGTTGAGAACTTACAGAAGAAGTTTGACGATAAAGCAGTGCTTAAGGGTGTTAGTTTTACAGTTAGAAGAGGTTCGATTACAGGTTTTATTGGGCCAAATGGAGCTGGAAAGACAACTACAATAAAAATACTTGCTGGACTACTAAGAAAGGATGCAGGGAAAGTTAAAGTATTTGGAGAAGATCCTTGGGATAACCCAAAGGTTATAGAAATGATTTCAGTCATTTTCACCAACTTAATTCATCCTCAAGAGAACACGGTAGGAGAGTATTTGAGGGATCTAGGAAATATTTATGGAAAGAGGGAGATAATTAACTATCTAATTGACGAATTCAAGTTGACATCACACCTAAATAAGAAACTCTATCAATTGTCTTCAGGTTTGGCACAAAGAGTTCAATTGGTTGCCGCTTTGATAAAGGAGGCAGAGTTAATAATAGCTGATGAACCAACTGCAAATTTGGATCCCTCCTTTAGAATGGAATTCTATGAGATAGTAAAGAGGCTGAATAGGAAAAATGATGTGACGTTTTTCATTTCGTCCCATATTCTCTCCGAGCTTGAAAAAGTTATAACTGATGTAGTATTTATTAACGACGGAAGAATATCATACACTGGTAAGATGAACCAAGCCTTAAGTGGAGTTGGAGAGGAAGAGATTTACGTGATGGTAAATGATTCTGAAAGGGCCTTGAAGGTATTGGGAGGAATATTGGAGGGACCGTATATTAAGGTTAAAGGTAAACTAAGGGAAATAGTTGACAAGTTGGATGATAGTGGAATTGAGATTATAAGTATTAGGAGGTCTTCATTGGATGATGCGTTCAAGAAGTTTTCAAATATTTAG
- a CDS encoding LOG family protein: protein MIISIAAHSEEPNSELAEKARKFVRSIKACNPMLLLGGYWGLMKVVVDEASKENMKTVLILPIERENVIIPRDVISIKSSCEFRCRSVILVRSGDILVSLGGGVGTEIEIMIAYAMGKPIFALSNTGLSTDQFAKAFPEYIDDRKVIKIRYFEDPEEMAKEICKSEMKSVKTTFG, encoded by the coding sequence ATGATCATTTCCATAGCAGCCCATAGTGAAGAACCAAATTCCGAGCTAGCCGAAAAGGCTAGAAAGTTCGTAAGGTCAATTAAAGCATGTAATCCAATGTTGCTTTTAGGAGGATATTGGGGATTAATGAAAGTGGTAGTTGATGAGGCGTCAAAAGAGAACATGAAAACAGTCTTGATATTACCCATTGAGAGGGAAAATGTTATAATTCCTAGAGACGTAATTTCAATAAAATCTAGTTGTGAGTTTAGATGCAGATCCGTAATCCTTGTTAGGTCTGGTGATATACTAGTTTCATTGGGAGGAGGTGTTGGAACGGAAATAGAAATAATGATTGCTTACGCAATGGGAAAGCCAATATTTGCATTATCTAATACGGGGTTGAGCACTGACCAATTCGCTAAGGCATTTCCAGAATATATTGACGATAGAAAAGTCATTAAGATAAGGTATTTTGAGGATCCGGAGGAGATGGCTAAGGAGATTTGCAAGAGTGAGATGAAAAGTGTGAAGACTACTTTCGGCTAA
- a CDS encoding Ldh family oxidoreductase, whose protein sequence is MKKVRADELRGLIIEILKEREVEDSDVIADHFVEAELRGHSSHGIQRLIPLVKGIELGTISKRLRYEIIRQSGNSMWIDAKASIGIVLWTKLVEREFTSDPISIIAVKNSSHIGFLGYYTEKLGKRGLVGIMFGNAELAVVMPGSSRKVLSTTPISISIPPSIVLDMALSATSRGKIIEALRRKEKIPLGLAVDENGNPTEDPERALRGGLLPIGGMKGFFLMLVLESLVSFLTGSALGSDVKGVLNTESPPNKGEVLIGINPSFFAGYREEIEKLRETLGIEFPGEHGLNVRAKRLVDGIPIDEELWNQLRKLSRK, encoded by the coding sequence ATGAAAAAGGTAAGAGCTGATGAGTTAAGAGGGTTAATTATTGAAATACTTAAGGAAAGAGAGGTAGAGGATAGTGATGTAATAGCTGACCACTTCGTTGAGGCAGAACTTAGAGGCCATTCTTCTCACGGTATTCAAAGATTAATTCCCCTAGTTAAGGGTATAGAACTTGGAACAATTAGTAAAAGGTTAAGATATGAAATCATAAGGCAAAGCGGAAATAGTATGTGGATAGACGCTAAAGCAAGTATAGGTATTGTGTTGTGGACTAAGTTAGTTGAAAGGGAATTTACGAGTGATCCCATTTCGATAATAGCAGTTAAGAATTCGTCTCACATTGGGTTCTTAGGTTATTACACTGAGAAATTAGGCAAGAGGGGACTAGTTGGAATAATGTTTGGCAATGCAGAGCTTGCAGTAGTTATGCCAGGAAGTTCAAGGAAAGTGCTATCAACTACTCCAATTTCAATAAGTATCCCACCATCAATAGTCCTAGACATGGCACTGTCAGCAACTTCAAGAGGTAAAATAATAGAAGCCCTTAGAAGAAAGGAGAAAATCCCTTTGGGTTTAGCAGTTGACGAGAATGGTAACCCTACAGAAGATCCAGAAAGAGCGTTAAGAGGAGGGTTATTACCAATTGGTGGAATGAAAGGATTCTTCTTAATGTTAGTTTTAGAAAGTCTAGTGAGTTTCCTGACTGGCTCAGCCCTAGGATCTGACGTCAAAGGTGTGCTAAATACTGAAAGTCCTCCAAATAAGGGAGAAGTATTAATAGGTATTAATCCTTCGTTCTTTGCAGGGTATAGAGAGGAAATAGAGAAATTGAGGGAAACTTTAGGAATTGAATTCCCTGGTGAACACGGGTTAAATGTAAGAGCGAAAAGGCTCGTTGATGGAATACCTATCGATGAAGAGTTATGGAATCAGTTGCGAAAGCTTAGCCGAAAGTAG
- a CDS encoding UxaA family hydrolase has translation MPHFLIHNKNDNVGVAITDIKAGEEVEGVYIEDMAKGPKINAINNIPLGHKIALSNLKQGDTVIKYGRPIGSAIKEIKIGEHVHVHNIKSSRWGKWRKSQ, from the coding sequence ATGCCACATTTCCTGATTCATAACAAAAACGACAACGTTGGAGTTGCCATAACTGACATTAAAGCTGGGGAAGAGGTGGAAGGAGTATACATTGAGGACATGGCAAAAGGACCTAAGATTAATGCAATTAACAACATACCCTTAGGGCATAAGATAGCCTTAAGTAATCTCAAGCAAGGTGATACAGTGATAAAGTACGGTAGGCCAATAGGATCTGCTATAAAGGAGATTAAGATTGGAGAACACGTACACGTACATAATATAAAATCTAGCAGGTGGGGAAAATGGAGAAAAAGCCAGTAA